A window of Laspinema palackyanum D2c genomic DNA:
GGGGAGAGTTGGGGGTTGGGAATATTATTCTATGGATTGCCCATTTATGGGGAGGGACTGGGGAGGAACTGTGGGTGGGACCATCGGATTTTGAGGGACAGGGCCTCCAGTCTGTTACAAACTGTCATGAATTTGGGGCGCGTCAAGGGGTATAGTAAAAACGATCGCCTCTTTGCGCTGTTGAGGAATCGTCGTTTTGCCAAAACCGTCATCTGCAACCCCCGACCTTCCCGCCACCCGAATCCTTGCAATTATTAATGGCAAGGGGGGTGTGGGAAAAACCACGACTTCAGTCAATCTCGCTGCTACGTTTGCCGAGCACCAGCGCATCCTCCTCGTGGATGCCGACCCTCAAGCTTCGGCGACGTGGTGGGTTCAGCGTAGCAAAAAAGGCTTTGCTTTCGATCTGGCGCAGGAGACGGATCCGAGTCTCTTGAGTCAATTACGCCAGGTTCAAGGTTACGATTTAATTGTGGTGGATACTCCTCCGGCATTGCGATCGCAGGCGTTAGCGGCGGTGGCGAATGCAGCGGATTACGTCCTCCTGCCGACTCCCCCTGCGCCGATGGATTTAGCGGCGCTGATTGAAACCGTGCGCGAGGCGATCGTCCCCGTGGCGGTGGCGCATCGGGTGGTTCTGACTCGGGTGGATTCCCGGTCCTTGGGGGAGGCTCTGGAGGCTCAAAACACGCTGATGGAAGAAGGAATCCCCACCTGCCATGCGTTCGTTCGGACCTTTAAAGCTCATGAACGGGCGGCCCTCGATGGGGTGGCGATCGCCCAATGGCGTGGCAAAAATGCAAAAGAAGCTCAGGCGGATTATCGTCGGGTAGCTGATGAATTACAGCGTGATTGGAGAAACTGATGCCTAGAAAAAAAATTGCTGATTTAATCAGAAACGAAGCCCACAAAACAGGCGATTCTGAAGTAGAATTCGCGGAAAATACTCAAGGTGAACCGATTGAGGGGGCTGGAGAAAATCCGGGTTCGGAGTTACAAGCAACGGTGACTGAGTTACAGACGGCGTTACAAGAAGCTCGCGAAAAAGATGGCGCTCTCGATCGCACCCTGGCCGAAGTTCAATCCGAATTAGAGCAACATCGTAGTCTGATCCAAAATTTAGAGGGTCAGCTCAATCAAGCCCAGCAGCGGAATGAAGAATTTGGTCGCCTCAATGCGGATTTACAGCAGCAATTGCAGGACCAAAAAACTCAAGTGAAACAACTAGAGGCAGAATTAGCCGCTGCGAAAAAACTCGCGGATCAGGAAAAAACAGCCCAAACAAAGTTAACTGCTGAGTTGGAGAAACAAAAACAAGTCAATCAACAACTCACCAAAGAGATTGAGCAACTCTCGAAAGTTCGTGGTGAGTTAGAAGAGACGAAAAAATCTGCCATTCAACTGGCGGCAGCGAATGAAAAAGCCTTGCAAGATTTGACTCAACTTCAACAAATTCAACAAAAACAGCCCACGTCAAACCCGAAAAATTTACCGATGAGAATCTCTCGTCCGACGACAGCGGATGAAACGACTTTCCCCCCGTTTTCGACAACGGACCTCACTTGGATGGATTAATCCCAAGGAGCTCTCGCCCCTTGGGTGACCCCCGAGGGATAACATTCCTCAATCTGAAGTTTTAATCATATCGATCGCCGCCACCAGTTGTTGAATGGCAACGGCTTGTTCGTGGGTGGCGAGGGAAATTTCCTGAGCACTGGCGGTCACTCCGTCGATCGCATTCAGCACTCCGGCTAGGGAAACGGCGGTTTCTTGAACGATTTCAAAATTGACCTGCACCGTTTTTGTTCCTTCTTGAGTGGCCTTGGATGTGGCAACAACTGAGCTTTG
This region includes:
- a CDS encoding ParA family protein, encoding MPKPSSATPDLPATRILAIINGKGGVGKTTTSVNLAATFAEHQRILLVDADPQASATWWVQRSKKGFAFDLAQETDPSLLSQLRQVQGYDLIVVDTPPALRSQALAAVANAADYVLLPTPPAPMDLAALIETVREAIVPVAVAHRVVLTRVDSRSLGEALEAQNTLMEEGIPTCHAFVRTFKAHERAALDGVAIAQWRGKNAKEAQADYRRVADELQRDWRN